A part of Primulina eburnea isolate SZY01 unplaced genomic scaffold, ASM2296580v1 ctg439, whole genome shotgun sequence genomic DNA contains:
- the LOC140821142 gene encoding mRNA export factor GLE1-like, translated as MHVSDHELGCSDSDVEEEVVNSSMVSGRKFSFEELDMSDGYDYELPVYAQCQLMDKVGLAEGAIRELSYEFQLYVSTFLTIFLTREEVRNKILTLETNLVKENEKFASQIAEIHKHRRTQQERERKFDLQYHRTIAEALDNHLTAVQRDHEHISQLEEKRIRDDAAREEAKRKEKTLIEEKLCKEKIKAEEEARLHAERAEIDKAAAEAEKQYVEGKRHAENQVAELAATKNAVETLRNGVPRIETLGQVVPTRFDDKKHVSLSGRSMTRASKNALELEKKRLRIYEKLTIENGALKESSDQGNRRTGQNFNRLIKTIYATVENVRTKADELFNLISSPEYPHSISIMSFAEKVVFNCENSQKSDGFIFACSHVIVLVTSKIPLALDILLAELNRVCMYTVPKYVEYSPVLFQTREAYFKAIGYKEIYGKIENTDSYVERLSSIMRLYGALVQTEIGGFQNLHGLKEGWAWLARFLNSLPANLYTAVALQHFLEMSGYALYRRYRNQFEKLLRIIARDFLKALKEGNSDSVNAKLIKVKTSIINYVESSRFKKEPEGLQLRGHLDSNDFF; from the exons ATGCATGTGtcagatcatgaattgggttgTTCTGATAGTGACGTTGAAGAGGAGGTTGTTAACTCATCCATGGTTTCAGGcagaaaattttcttttgaagaaCTCGATATGAG TGACGGTTATGATTATGAGTTACCTGTTTATGCTCAATGCCAATTGATGGATAAAGTGGGGTTAGCAGAAGGTGCAATCCGTGAGCtaagttatgaatttcagcTTTATGTTTCG accTTTCTTACCATTTTCTTGACTCGAGAGGAAgtgagaaataaaatattaacctTAGAGACAAATTTGGTAAAGGAAAATGAGAAGTTTGCTTCTCAAattgctgaaattcataagcaTAGAAGGACACAACAAGAGAGGGAGCGAAAATTTGATTTGCAATATCACCGTACAAT TGCAGAAGCACTTGATAATCACCTTACAGCTGTACAAAGAGATCATGAGCACATATCACAACTAGAAGAGAAAAGAATAAGAGATGATGCAGCCCGTGAAGAGGCTAAAAGGAAAGAGAAGACTCTCATAgaagaaaaattatgtaaagAAAAGATCAAAGCCGAAGAAGAG GCTAGGCTACATGCTGAGAGAGCTGAAATAGATAAAGCGGCTGCGGAAGCTGAGAAGCAATATGTAGAAGGAAAAAGACATGCTGAGAATCAAGTTGCTGAATTAGCTGCTACCAAAAATGCTGTTGAAACTTTAAGAAATGGTGTTCCCAGGATAGAAACTCTTGGGCAGGTCGTGCCTACCAGATTTGACGATAAGAAACATGTTTCATTATCAG GAAGAAGTATGACAAGAGCTTCAAAAAATGCTTTAGAATTGGAGAAAAAAAGACTACGTATTTATGAAAAGTTAACTATAGAAAACGGGGCTCTTAAAGAAAGTTCTGATCAG GGTAATCGAAGAACTGGACAGAATTTCAATAGGCTGATTAAAACCATCTATGCTACTGTAGAAAATGTCAG AACAAAAGCAGATGAATTGTTCAATTTAATCAGTAGTCCAGAATATCCCCATTCCATCAGTATCATGTCCTTTGCAGAAAAG GTGGTCTTCAACTGTGAAAATTCTCAAAAGAGCGACGGATTCATTTTTGCCTGTAGTCATGTCATTGTTCTTGTCACCTCCAAG ATTCCATTGGCTTTGGACATTCTCTTGGCAGAGTTGAATAGAGTTTGCATGTACACTGTGCCCAAATATGTAGAATACTCTCCA GTATTGTTTCAAACCAGAGAAGCTTATTTCAAAGCTATTGGCTACAAGGAAATATATGGTAAGATCGAAAACACTGATAGTTATGTAGAGAGATTGAGTTCGATAATGAGACTCTATGGAGCTTTAGTACAG ACTGAAATTGGTGGCTTTCAGAATCTCCATGGACTTAAAGAAGGTTGGGCATGGCTTGCACGGTTTCTAAATTCTCTCCCGGCTAATCTTTATACAGCAGTTGCACTACAACATTTTCTTGAA ATGTCAGGATACGCTCTTTACCGAAGATACAGAAATCAGTTTGAGAAGTTGCTGAGGATCATTGCTCGTGACTTCCTCAAAGCACTAAAAGAGGGTAATTCAGATTCAGTAAATGCAAAGCTGATCAAGGTGAAAACATCCATCATTAATTACGTAGAGTCAAGCCGGTTCAAGAAGGAACCAGAAGGATTGCAGCTGAGAGGCCACTTGGATTCGAATGATTTTTTTTGA